In Bactrocera oleae isolate idBacOlea1 chromosome 5, idBacOlea1, whole genome shotgun sequence, a genomic segment contains:
- the LOC106614672 gene encoding L-xylulose reductase — MLTSLENKVIVVTGAGQGIGRALCQHLATAGAKVIALSKSVEKLEELKNICSTVEIIPVDLKNWQHTRDILSKLPQIDGLVNNAGVAIIKPFTELTEQDFDDTFDINIKAVFNVTQTLLPKLKKGSSVVMTSSLAASRSFSGHVVYSATKAAVDSLTRSLALELGPKQIRVNSVNPTVVLTQMGRENWSDEEKSGPLLAHIPLNRFCEVQEVVDGIVYLLSSNSSFVNGHHLNLEGGYSVS, encoded by the exons ATGTTGACAAGTTTGGAAAACAAAGTTATCGTAGTAACAGGAGCTGGTCAAG GAATTGGTAGAGCTTTATGCCAGCATTTGGCGACAGCAGGTGCTAAAGTGATAGCGCTTTCAAAATCAGTGGAAAAATTAGAAGAGCTTAAGAATATCTGTTCAACTGTGGAAATCATACCAGTAGATCTTAAAAATTGGCAACATACACGGGACATTCTATCTAAACTCCCACAAATTGATGGTTTGGTGAACAATGCTGGTGTAGCAATTATCAAACCCTTCACTGAATTGACAGAACAGGATTTTGATGA CACATTTGACATTAACATCAAGGCAGTTTTCAACGTTACCCAAACACTTTTGCCGAAGCTTAAAAAGGGTTCGAGTGTAGTGATGACATCCTCATTAGCTGCTTCTCGATCATTTAGCGGTCATGTAGTATATAGTGCTACTAAAGCTGCTGTCGATTCATTGACACGTTCATTAGCCTTAGAACTAGGACCCAAGCAAATACGAGTAAATTCTGTTAATCCTACAGTAGTTCTAACACAAATGGGACGTGAAAATTGGAGTGACGAAGAAAAATCAGGTCCGCTATTAGCACATATACCTCTAAATCGCTTTTGCGAGGTGCAAGAAGTAGTCGACGGAATAGTCTACTTGTTAAGTAGTAACTCAAGTTTTGTTAATGGACATCATTTAAATTTAGAGGGAGGTTATTCAGTTTCTTAA
- the LOC106614673 gene encoding histone H3.3A — MARTKQTARKSTGGKAPRKQLATKAARKSAPSTGGVKKPHRYRPGTVALREIRRYQKSTELLIRKLPFQRLVREIAQDFKTDLRFQSAAIGALQEASEAYLVGLFEDTNLCAIHAKRVTIMPKDIQLARRIRGERA, encoded by the exons ATGGCTCGTACTAAGCAGACTGCACGTAAATCTACCGGTGGAAAAGCACCACGCAAGCAACTTGCCACAAAGGCAGCTCGTAAGTCCGCCCCCTCAACTGGCGGTGTAAAGAAACCTCACCGTTATCGCCCGGGAACCGTAGCCTTACGCGAAATTCGCCGTTATCAGAAATCGACTGAATTGCTTATTCGAAAATTGCCATTTCAGCGCTTGGTCCGTGAAAtcgctcaagatttcaaaactgATTTGCGTTTCCAATCCGCTGCCATAGGTGCTTTACAG gAAGCATCTGAGGCATATCTCGTCGGCCTTTTCGAAGACACTAACTTATGCGCAATTCATGCCAAACGCGTAACTATAATGCCGAAGGACATTCAATTGGCTCGTCGAATCAGAGGAGAACGCGCTTAA